From a region of the Betta splendens chromosome 5, fBetSpl5.4, whole genome shotgun sequence genome:
- the hipk1b gene encoding homeodomain-interacting protein kinase 1 isoform X4, translating to MSSQLQVFSPPSISSSAFCRVKKLKVESNLWDVSTTEPYSSTAGQSAYTFTPAMAVPPFGPSLVFPPAAPGSRGQVVVRAADSTGSLPRGSSRRVAEQATSTSYAHAETSSETRGHRHGHKRKIEEVNESSGSGCGSVQILEELSAPAATYSIRTGGGGGGTGQSIPHSAPTTKSSSSNGEGDYQLVQHEILCSVSCSYEVLEFLGRGTFGQVAKCWKRGTNEIVAIKILKNHPSYARQGQIEVGILNRLSAENADEYNFVRSYECFQHKGHTCLVFEMLEQNLYDFLKHSKFSPLPLRHIRPILQQVATALMKLKSLGLIHADLKPENIMLVDPIRQPYRVKVIDFGSASHVSKAVCSTYLQSRYYRAPEIILGLPFCEAIDMWSLGCVIAELFLGWPLYPGASEYDQIRYISQTQGLPAEYLLSAGTKTSRFFNRGPDSSYPLWRLKTPSEHEMEMGIKSKEARKYIFNCLDDMMQVNLSSHLEGTDMLAEKADRREFIDLLKRMLRLDADKRITPTKTLGHPFVTMSHLMDYPHSSHVKSCFQNMEICKRRSSYDSGKSLYSTNAVPSAAAGNLTVTFSSQLNQHNQVPSAGGAVPLLNYQPALYQQATINIPGLTQQSVPIPARPAGLCSQTEPFQQTLIVCPPSTIQGLQPSTKNTSFPVRMENSVPIVPQNQSAQQLQIQPSMLTQAWPTGTQQILIPSSWQQVPGVAIHNSAHQSTVTNSPLESLRSDAAAHQGHSWRSTTQTRTQDRKKVKARRGENRNRGISAASLLSSSSATPPTSTSMLSQPIIISDTPSPAVSIITIHSDTDTEDERKFHPASVGLSQRTNVISCVTVHDSDSSTNSPLTPLPRTLNPTSAASSRQAKSLAVVAPSVKTQGTDRGAAAQARVEPVSYVKPKRSNRQPCSSGESMERHGLLPSQSHPLNLSQVQPLVSSSQERSGASHGDSSLRRQQTFPASASHYNFPEVSTLASAPGSSLYTYPASTALSSASQAMEQLLGRGHGSHGHSPSTYAATYTSSSSSRRDSASRKDPVSNLLHSLPAAYQHQFAAGSPYVGVTPRAEAYSAYQLSPRRLTQYPYL from the exons ATGAGCTCTCAGCTGCAGGTCTTCTCCCCTCCCTCGATCTCCTCCAGTGCCTTTTGCCGCGTTAAGAAGCTCAAGGTAGAAAGCAATCTCTGGGATGTTTCCACCACTGAACCGTACAGCTCCACAGCTGGCCAGTCAGCGTACACGTTTACTCCAGCAATGGCTGTGCCTCCCTTTGGACCGTCCCTGGTCTTCcccccagcagctcctggttcCAGGGGTCAAGTGGTGGTGCGTGCCGCTGATAGCACTGGTAGTCTTCCCCGTGGTTCCAGCCGCCGTGTCGCTGAGCAGGCGACGTCCACCTCTTATGCCCATGCGGAGACGTCCTCTGAAACAAGGGGACACAGGCACGGACATAAAAGAAAGATCGAAGAGGTGAACGAGAGCAGTGGGAGCGGATGTGGCAGTGTTCAAATATTAGAGGAGCTCTCAGCCCCCGCTGCAACATACTCCATTCGCActggtgggggaggaggcggcacTGGCCAGTCTATACCCCACTCTGCTCCCACCACCAAGAGTAGCAGCTCCAATGGCGAAGGAGATTATCAGCTAGTGCAGCACGAGATCCTCTGCTCTGTATCCTGCAGCTATGAAGTACTAGAGTTTCTGGGAAGAGGCACGTTTGGACAAGTGGCCAAATGTTGGAAAAGGGGCACCAATGAGATTGTGGCCATCAAGATCCTGAAAAACCATCCTTCTTATGCTCGACAAGGACAAATTGAG gTGGGCATCCTGAACCGACTAAGTGCAGAAAATGCAGACGAGTATAATTTTGTGCGTTCCTATGAGTGCTTCCAACACAAAGGTCACACCTGCCTGGTGTTTGAGATGCTTGAACAGAATCTGTACGACTTTCTCAAGCACAGCAAGTTCAGCCCGCTGCCCCTGCGCCACATTAGACCTATACTGCAACAG gtggCTACGGCTCTAATGAAGTTGAAGAGCCTGGGTCTCATCCATGCAGACCTGAAGCCTGAGAACATTATGCTGGTGGACCCTATCAGACAGCCCTACAGGGTGAAGGTCATTGACTTTGGCTCAGCAAGTCATGTGTCCAAGGCTGTCTGCTCAACATACTTGCAATCTCGCTATTACAG GGCTCCAGAGATCATTTTAGGTCTGCCCTTCTGTGAGGCTATTGACATGTGGTCTTTAGGCTGTGTGATAGCGGAGTTGTTTCTGGGTTGGCCACTTTACCCTGGAGCCTCTGAGTATGACCAG ATTCGTTATATTTCCCAGACTCAAGGCCTACCGGCAGAGTACCTGCTGAGCGCTGGTACTAAAACCAGCCGCTTTTTCAATCGAGGTCCTGACTCTAGTTACCCACTCTGGAGGCTTAAG ACCCCATCAGAGCATGAGATGGAGATGGGCATCAAGTCCAAGGAAGCCAGGAAGTACATCTTCAACTGTCTGGATGACATGATGCAG GTCAATTTGTCGTCTCATCTAGAAGGGACGGACATGCTGGCAGAAAAGGCTGATAGACGAGAGTTTATTGACCTCCTGAAGCGAATGCTCCGCCTGGATGCTGACAAAAGGATCACTCCTACAAAAACTCTGGGCCACCCCTTTGTCACAATGAGCCACCTCATGGATTATCCCCACAGCTCTCA TGTGAAGTCGTGCTTCCAGAACATGGAGATCTGCAAGCGCAGGAGCTCGTATGACAGTGGCAAATCGCTGTACTCCACCAACGCAGTCCCCAGTGCAGCAGCGGGGAACCTCACTGTCACTTTTAGTAGCCAACTCAACCAGCATAACCAG GTGCCTTCTGCGGGGGGAGCGGTGCCTTTGCTGAACTACCAACCAGCCCTGTACCAGCAGGCAACCATTAACATTCCTGGGCTGACTCAACAGAGTGTCCCGATTCCAGCCCGCCCTGCTGGGCTGTGTAGCCAGACAGAGCCCTTCCAGCAGACTCTCATTGTCTGCCCACCCTCCACTATTCAGG GACTACAGCCATCCACCAAGAATACCAGTTTCCCTGTGAGAATGGAGAACTCTGTACCTATAGTACCTCAGAACCAGTCTGCTCAGCAGTTGCAGATCCAGCCAAGCATGCTCACACAG GCCTGGCCCACTGGCACCCAGCAAATACTCATCCCATCGTCATGGCAGCAGGTCCCAGGTGTGGCTATTCATAACTCAGCCCACCAGTCGACTGTCACCAATTCTCCCCTGGAATCACTTCgctcagatgctgctgcacatcaAGGACACAGCTGGAG GAGCACAACCCAAACCAGGACTCAGGATAGGAAAAAGGTTAAGGCCAGACGTGGGGAGAACAGGAACAG GGGTATATCTGCGGCATCtttgctcagcagcagcagcgcaacTCCACCCACCTCCACTTCAATGTTGTCCCAGCCAATCATCATTTCAGACACACCCAGTCCAGCGGTCAGCATCATCACAATTCACAGCGACACTGATACAGAGGATGAGCGCAAATTTCATCCCGCCAG TGTTGGTCTGAGCCAGCGCACCAATGTTATCAGTTGTGTGACTGTGCACGACTCGGATTCCTCCACCAACAGCCCCCTGACTCCTCTGCCCCGGACACTGAACCCCACTAGTGCCGCGTCATCGCGCCAGGCCAAGTCTTTGGCGGTCGTGGCGCCTTCAGTCAAAACCCAGGGCAccgacagaggagcagcagcacaggcacgGGTGGAGCCAG TGAGCTACGTGAAGCCTAAAAGATCCAACCGGCAGCCGTGCAGTTCAGGTGAAAGCATGGAGCGCCATGGACTGCTGCCGAGCCAGTCACACCCCTTAAACCTCAGCCAG GTGCAGCCCTTGGTTTCCTCGTCTCAGGAGCGTTCTGGGGCGTCCCACGGTGACTCGTCGCTGCGTCGCCAGCAGACGTTTCCTGCCTCAGCTTCTCACTACAACTTCCCCGAGGTGTCCACCCTGGCCTCGGCCCCCGGCTCCAGCCTCTACACCTACCCGGCCTCCACCGCCCTCTCCTCGGCCTCGCAGGccatggagcagctgctgggccgTGGTCACGGCAGTCACGGACACTCTCCCTCCACCTATGCAGCAACATACACCTCATCGTCCTCGTCCAGGAGAGACTCGGCCAGTCGTAAGGATCCTGTCAGTAACCTGCTGCACAGCCTCCCCGCAGCCTACCAGCATCAGTTCGCCGCTGGCTCTCCCTACGTTGGCGTAACGCCCCGGGCAGAGGCGTACAGCGCCTACCAGCTGAGCCCCAGGCGCCTCACACAGTACCCCTACTTATAG